GAAGGCAAAAAATACGGGATTGTTTTACTGGGATGCACTCATGCTGGAATAATAAATACTCTCACTTACCTGCGTAATAATTTAATAAAATCGGATAAGGAACTAATTGTTATCGGCGGACTACACCTACACAGTGCTACAGAAGAACATTTGCAAATGACAACGAACTTTTTATTATCCTTAAATATAAATACCCTCTATGCGTGCCATTGTTCTGGATTTAACTCGCTTATTTATTTTAATAAACATTTACCTTTCCCTTGTTTACCAGCACCTGCGGGAACCGTTTTCAATTTTGGCTAATCGCAATTTACTATTCTCCGCACTTATTTTCAAATAATTTTTTTTATAGACAAATAAAAAAACAGCTCTTAAAAAATTTTTCTCTGGGAATTTTCTTCATTTTAGAATGACAATTTTCTATTTTTGCAGTGATGTTTATTATCGCATTTCCTGCCCACCGGTAACATTAATTGCCTGACCGGTCATATAATTGGATTCATCACTGGCTAAAAATACAACCACATTGCATACATCTTCATATCGGCAGGGTCGTTTCATGGGGACCTGGTCAATATACTTCTTTCGCACTTCTTCTTCGGTGATTCCTTGATTTTTTGCATATTGTTTAAAAAGGCTTTCCGTCCATAAAGGAGAGTCCAATAAATTCCCGGGACAAATAGCATTGATACGAATTCCATGCTCCGCAAATTCTAAAGCAAGGCTTTGCGTAACTCCAATACCTCCGAACTTTGCCGCCGCATAAGCCGAATTTTTAAAACTACCTTTCTTACCCGATTTGGAGTTAATTTGTATTACAGTGCCATATTTATTGGGCAACATAACGCGTATCGCTTCACGAGCACAGATAAAATATCCAACCAGGTCAATATCAATAACCTTTCGCCATGCGGAAATATCAAAATGGATAGAATCACCTGATATAAGAATACCCGCGTTACAGACCATTATATCCAGCCCACCGAGTAAATCAACCGCTTTATCCACTGCATTTTTGACCATCTCTGCATTGGTAATATCCACTTTTTCTGCAAAGATTTTGCGACCTGTTTGTTCTGCAATTCGTTTTGCAGTTTCTGTCATCTTCTCAATGTTTATATCCCAACCTACGGCATCTGCACCTTCTTTAGCCAGTCGTTGCAATATGGCTTCGCCCAAACCTTGAGCCGAACCTGTTACAATGGCTTTTCTACCTTTTAATCGTTCCATGGCAAATACCTTTCTAATAATTTTTCTTCTGCTTGTTGTGTCCATGTTCCATCTTTTGAAAGATATTGACCCACATCGGGTAATATTTCTGCTACTTTTTCCAGAGGTATTAATGGCAAATCAAGTATTTGAGGATAGATAACTACTTTGCCAGGAAACCGTGCTTCTTTAACGGCTTTTAAACCTTCGTGGGCAGAGAAAAGGCCACCGATTGCAGCCACGCTTCGGTTTGTATCCCGAGAACCATTTTCTACAGATTGTAATACATGACTTAAATCCGAAATTCTGCTTCCACTGCAACCAATAATTTTTATGCCCTCACAAATCTTCTTTAATGAAACATTTGCAACAGTCCCTATTCCTAATCCTGCGAAAAGATTTACAAATCCGCAAGGAGCAGAGAAATCAACCGCCTGTGTTACCAACGCAGGAACAGGTGCTAATAAAACAACATCGCTATAACCCTTCGGGGCTAATGATTCGAGGTGTTTGTTTAATGCGGAAGTGTCTGGGAAATCTTTGGTGCAAACAGTAATCAATTCGACAGGTCTTTTCTTTAATAATTCCGCCGACCTCACTCGTAAATGTTCCAATCTTCCTGCATCTAAATCAGTAACTACTACTTTCATGGGTCCATCTGTTTTCTCTAATGCTCGCTGGACATGCATCTGTCCCATGGGTCCACCAGCTCCGATAAATAAAGCCTTTCCTCCGGGGAGTAAGTCCGACCTCATATTCTTCTCTTTTATCTCTTTCAGGTTTTTTCCACCTCCAATAATTCGTTTATATTCATAATGAACAGAACCAACATCTACTGAGATATAGGCATTGGGTATTTCATCTACGGAACCTAACACATACATTGTTCCATAAGGTGCTAAATATTTTAACCATGTTTCAATCTCTTTTCCATCAGATACCTGTATAATAATATCCTTTGATGTTTCCCCTTCTGCTGGAAATTGATTTGGAGACAAAACTTTAGCATTCGGGAAATCTTTTAAAATTTGAGGGTCAGGATTTGTTGTAATATACCATGGGCTATCGGTATCGGGATAAATACGGTCTTCTAAGCGATAGGACATTTCCACACATGCCCATGGCTCTGCTAATGCTGAAGCACTATAACCCGTAGTTTGTTGGACAGGCAACAAATAGCAACCATCATCTCCAGCCAGAGCTTTTTCATCTAAATAAGTATATTGCTGCATACCACCAGGAATTAAATAACCAAAGGCATACCCAACACCTTTGTAATATATATCAGC
The Candidatus Hydrogenedens sp. DNA segment above includes these coding regions:
- a CDS encoding MBL fold metallo-hydrolase, with product NIFVSGTIPRTTPFENPEPHFYLDPQCTQLDTFPDDQCLLIEGKKYGIVLLGCTHAGIINTLTYLRNNLIKSDKELIVIGGLHLHSATEEHLQMTTNFLLSLNINTLYACHCSGFNSLIYFNKHLPFPCLPAPAGTVFNFG
- the srlD gene encoding sorbitol-6-phosphate dehydrogenase, translated to MERLKGRKAIVTGSAQGLGEAILQRLAKEGADAVGWDINIEKMTETAKRIAEQTGRKIFAEKVDITNAEMVKNAVDKAVDLLGGLDIMVCNAGILISGDSIHFDISAWRKVIDIDLVGYFICAREAIRVMLPNKYGTVIQINSKSGKKGSFKNSAYAAAKFGGIGVTQSLALEFAEHGIRINAICPGNLLDSPLWTESLFKQYAKNQGITEEEVRKKYIDQVPMKRPCRYEDVCNVVVFLASDESNYMTGQAINVTGGQEMR
- a CDS encoding alcohol dehydrogenase catalytic domain-containing protein, with protein sequence MNNKLQKFRNVEHPLPEKYYAWQVFGSGLENFGKEGKPVLLPLREPNDNEILLRIDALGICLSDIKIINLGGNHPRLRGRNLAEEPIVLGHECAVTVVKAGSQWKDKFKKGDRFIVQADIYYKGVGYAFGYLIPGGMQQYTYLDEKALAGDDGCYLLPVQQTTGYSASALAEPWACVEMSYRLEDRIYPDTDSPWYITTNPDPQILKDFPNAKVLSPNQFPAEGETSKDIIIQVSDGKEIETWLKYLAPYGTMYVLGSVDEIPNAYISVDVGSVHYEYKRIIGGGKNLKEIKEKNMRSDLLPGGKALFIGAGGPMGQMHVQRALEKTDGPMKVVVTDLDAGRLEHLRVRSAELLKKRPVELITVCTKDFPDTSALNKHLESLAPKGYSDVVLLAPVPALVTQAVDFSAPCGFVNLFAGLGIGTVANVSLKKICEGIKIIGCSGSRISDLSHVLQSVENGSRDTNRSVAAIGGLFSAHEGLKAVKEARFPGKVVIYPQILDLPLIPLEKVAEILPDVGQYLSKDGTWTQQAEEKLLERYLPWND